The following proteins are co-located in the Paenibacillus sp. JNUCC32 genome:
- the ribE gene encoding riboflavin synthase has product MFTGLVEEIGEMRRIGRQGEAMLLSISANRIMDDLKLGDSVSVNGVCLTATAIDKGVFTVDVMPETYRNTNLKELQPGGKVNLERAMAAGGRFGGHIVQGHVDGIGVIRSVKSDQNAVVYEISPANGDVFKYIIPKGSVTLDGISLTVVKTTDSSFTVSIIPHTLAETVLAYKKAGDTINIECDILGKYVDHLLHYGSEGAGSRSGTKSGISRDYLAEHGFA; this is encoded by the coding sequence GTGTTTACTGGATTGGTCGAGGAGATCGGCGAGATGCGGCGTATCGGGCGCCAAGGGGAGGCCATGCTGCTGAGCATTTCCGCTAACCGGATTATGGACGATCTGAAGCTGGGCGACAGCGTATCCGTAAATGGCGTCTGCTTGACGGCTACAGCGATCGACAAGGGCGTATTTACGGTTGACGTTATGCCGGAAACCTATAGAAACACGAATCTCAAGGAGCTGCAGCCGGGCGGGAAGGTTAATTTGGAACGGGCGATGGCAGCCGGAGGGAGATTCGGAGGCCATATCGTTCAGGGACACGTGGATGGCATCGGCGTCATTCGGAGCGTAAAGTCCGATCAGAATGCAGTGGTATACGAGATTTCGCCCGCGAATGGGGACGTATTCAAATATATCATTCCGAAAGGCTCGGTCACGCTGGATGGAATCAGCTTGACCGTTGTCAAAACGACGGATTCCTCCTTTACGGTGTCCATCATTCCCCATACGCTGGCGGAGACGGTGCTCGCTTATAAAAAAGCGGGCGACACGATTAATATCGAATGCGACATTTTAGGGAAATATGTAGATCACCTGCTGCATTACGGTTCGGAAGGCGCAGGAAGCAGAAGCGGCACGAAATCGGGGATCAGCAGGGATTACCTCGCCGAGCATGGCTTTGCTTGA